A genomic window from Acidimicrobiia bacterium includes:
- a CDS encoding segregation/condensation protein A, protein MSYEIKTDIYQGPFDLLLDLILKQDVEIFDVELSKVIEAFVTESEALSKDAYNLDVSTEFLLIASTLVELKIKRLLPSRENVELDEELLKFEHRDLLLARLLECKTFKDVASVFTQMMETASKSISYSMPLEEPFASMAPDPLERTPIEKLKAAYMKAFTGKVIEKVGVYHLHDSTISVKEAVDEVIAKLEFGMPLSFKAIASGADSKLHVVVTFLAILELYKQGFVDIDLSEKLGDMNISLIAKTGEDINVNVDDWGEEISEPVNKIIEEEKV, encoded by the coding sequence ATGAGTTACGAGATTAAAACAGATATTTATCAAGGACCATTTGACCTATTGCTTGATTTAATCCTTAAACAGGATGTCGAAATATTTGATGTTGAACTTTCTAAAGTTATTGAAGCATTTGTAACTGAGAGTGAAGCCTTAAGTAAAGATGCATACAATTTAGATGTTTCGACAGAATTTTTATTAATAGCATCGACACTTGTTGAATTAAAAATAAAAAGACTGTTACCTTCACGCGAAAATGTTGAACTTGATGAAGAACTTTTAAAATTTGAACATCGCGACTTATTGTTAGCAAGACTCCTTGAGTGTAAGACTTTTAAAGATGTTGCAAGCGTATTTACACAAATGATGGAAACTGCATCTAAAAGTATTTCATATTCTATGCCACTCGAAGAGCCTTTTGCTTCAATGGCACCAGATCCCCTTGAACGAACTCCTATCGAAAAACTAAAAGCTGCTTACATGAAAGCATTTACAGGCAAGGTTATAGAGAAAGTTGGCGTTTATCATCTTCATGATTCTACAATTTCAGTTAAAGAAGCAGTTGATGAAGTTATTGCTAAATTAGAATTTGGTATGCCTTTAAGTTTTAAAGCTATAGCTTCAGGAGCAGATTCTAAGTTACATGTTGTCGTCACTTTTTTAGCAATTCTAGAACTTTATAAACAAGGTTTTGTCGATATAGATTTGAGCGAAAAATTAGGTGACATGAATATATCTTTGATTGCTAAGACAGGTGAGGATATAAATGTGAATGTAGATGACTGGGGAGAAGAGATATCAGAGCCGGTTAATAAAATAATAGAGGAAGAAAAAGTATGA
- the scpB gene encoding SMC-Scp complex subunit ScpB, giving the protein MSSLNAQIEAIIIAASDPVSVENIAQVCDVHPQVIDKALKDLSKEYEESQRGFRLSINENGIRFITSPDCYNVVEQFITKPMNSKLSPSALETLAVIAYKQPVSRGQISSIRGVNADGVIKTLESRGYICEVARDSGPGQAILYGTSAEFLERLGIGSVSELPTLADFVPDAEIMDIFEKSLLGDLIESSPKKEIEKEPSTQDA; this is encoded by the coding sequence ATGAGTTCTTTAAATGCGCAAATTGAAGCAATTATAATTGCTGCAAGTGACCCTGTTTCTGTCGAGAACATAGCCCAAGTGTGTGATGTACACCCACAAGTAATTGATAAAGCACTTAAAGATTTATCAAAAGAATACGAAGAATCACAGAGAGGTTTTCGTCTATCAATCAATGAAAATGGTATTCGTTTTATTACTTCCCCCGATTGTTATAATGTAGTTGAACAATTTATTACCAAGCCAATGAATTCAAAACTTTCTCCATCCGCATTAGAAACCTTGGCAGTCATTGCTTATAAGCAACCTGTTAGTCGTGGACAAATATCATCTATTAGAGGTGTTAATGCTGATGGTGTAATAAAAACTTTAGAATCTCGTGGCTATATTTGTGAAGTAGCTAGAGACTCCGGACCGGGACAAGCAATACTATATGGCACATCTGCAGAATTTTTAGAAAGATTAGGTATAGGTTCAGTATCAGAATTGCCTACATTGGCAGATTTCGTTCCTGATGCCGAAATTATGGATATTTTTGAAAAATCATTATTAGGTGATCTAATAGAATCTTCTCCTAAAAAAGAAATTGAAAAAGAACCTTCTACACAAGACGCATAA
- the aroH gene encoding chorismate mutase, which produces MTFLAIRGATTCAHDTKEEVSRVTQELLTEMIKRNSLMMENIVSVIFTATNDIHSEFPATASRKLEGFSEIPVMCAQELDISGAMPNCIRVMMHVDIDMSRKDIKHVFMGNAQKLRKDLNQDSK; this is translated from the coding sequence ATGACATTTTTAGCAATTCGCGGTGCTACGACCTGCGCACATGATACAAAAGAAGAAGTTTCGAGAGTAACTCAAGAATTATTAACTGAGATGATAAAACGTAATTCTTTAATGATGGAAAATATTGTTAGTGTAATATTTACTGCTACAAATGATATACATAGTGAGTTTCCAGCCACTGCGTCAAGAAAATTAGAAGGGTTCAGCGAAATACCCGTAATGTGTGCACAAGAACTTGATATATCGGGTGCAATGCCAAATTGTATTCGCGTAATGATGCATGTTGATATCGACATGTCGCGTAAAGATATCAAACATGTATTTATGGGCAATGCGCAAAAATTAAGAAAAGATCTAAATCAGGATAGCAAATAA